The Toxoplasma gondii ME49 chromosome XII, whole genome shotgun sequence genome includes a region encoding these proteins:
- a CDS encoding hypothetical protein (encoded by transcript TGME49_219500), with the protein MASSALLTIHPSSATQVPHCASCEFRPRARRGGEEEEYEPSLWAALLAKEAEQWEGEDDLTLPQRGQILTEKAREKLCNSQRCRTWLDLRLWFGFEEPDLCEGDYEEVFRPVRHEGFGLFEHFVELGSKTLETLTEMFFFRHYSLYARGASAGQSSSEFVAPAPLPLPPDLRKRFSPSVPQLLYTQKHTERTCAPISLYRFALAYLAGAQGLKTRTSVVEYVRACIGYACCCAGNSDKSLYVWGSVLIEHIYWTQRITSGHTHDESMLIHDLQEYLGYKYSSLRTKILRALDGSEDARDVDAPPGDRVLRVYLEDFFKHLAEDSGVDPDNMGTWISREVNHFYASPALALFASVCFSLTPFLAELGSSASLQEGDSVPNLWSDLPPSTTYVSAFLALLSACWREDTEDSAKVWMKALVRRLRQLQLVVEIVGLEAKNPRRRQGGAQVVDVRRLEAFQQGLLGKYLLWVSAFEEEDAGREKEERAALEAVRRLLPTQEALALFASEHPLGSPCGGFCAPVSRFLGALGLTEGGRGRRPTHTAFPRSYGLPTSRGVWTIQDAQGRSRYEMIFAGGPVQPAGLQSAMERCGDVRGRPPRARPRRKDAKTSLASLSCPAPSNPDFFSAMPFS; encoded by the exons ATGGCGTCGAGCGCACTTCTCACGATCCACCCTTCCTCGGCGACGCAGGTGCCGCACTGCGCCTCGTGTGAATTTCGACCGCGCGCTCGCcgcggcggcgaagaagaagagtatGAGCCTTCCCTCTGGGCAGCGTTGCTcgcgaaggaggcagagcagtgggagggagaagacgacctCACTCTCCCGCAAAGAGGACAAATACTCACGGAGAAGGCTCGAGAAAAGCTCTGCAACTCGCAGCGATGTCGCACCTGGCTTGATCTCAGACTGTGGTTCGGCTTCGAGGAACCAGATTTGTGTGAAGGGGACTACGAAGAAGTCTTCAGGCCAGTGCGACACGAAGGCTTCGG GCTGTTCGAGCACTTCGTTGAACTGGGCAGTAAAACGCTGGAGACGTTGACGGAGATGTTCTTCTTTAGGCACTACAGTCTGTACGCGAGAGGCGCTTCGGCAGGTCAGAGCTCCTCGGAGTTCGTCGCACCGGcgccgctgcctctgccCCCCGACCTTCGCAAGCGCTTCTCGCCCAGCGTTCCACAGCTTCTCTACACACAGAAGCATACCGAGAGAACATGCGCTCCCATCAGTCTCTAccgcttcgctctcgcgtaCCTCGCCGGCGCGCAGGGCCTGAAGACGCGAACCTCCGTCGTCGAGTACGTCCGAGCCTGCATTGGCTACGCCTGCTGCTGCGCCGGAAACAGCGACAAAAGCCTCTACGTCTGGGGATCGGTTCTCATCGAACACATATACTGGACGCAAAG AATTACTTCGGGACACACCCACGACGAGAGCATGTTGATTCACGACCTTCAAGAATACCTCGGATACAAAT ATTCGTCTCTGAGGACGAAAATTCTCCGTGCTCTTGACGGCTCTGAGGACGCGAGGGATGTCGATGCTCCGCCTGGAGATCGTGTCCTTCGCGTGTATCTTGAGGATTTCTTCAAGCATCTCGCAGAG gATAGTGGCGTCGATCCCGACAACATGGGGACGTGGATTTCACGGGAGGTCAATCACTTTTACGCGAGTCCTGCGCTCGCACTGTTTGCCTcggtctgtttctccctgaCGCCTTTCCTCGCTGAACTCGGgagctctgcgtctctgcaggaGGGGGACTCTGTCCCCAACTTGTGGAGTGACCTTCCTCCCTCGACGACAtacgtctctgcgtttct AGCGCTGTTAAGTGCCTGTTGGAGAGAGGATACAGAAGATAGCGCGAAGGTCTGGATGAAGGCCTTGGttcggcgtcttcgtcaG cttcaACTCGTGGTTGAGATTGTCGGTTTGGAAGCGAAGAATCCAAGACGTCGACAGGGAGGAGCGCAGGTTGTCGACGTCAGACGCCTGGAAGCTTTTCAACAGGGTCTCCTCGGGAAGTACCTTCTTTGGGTTTCGGCatttgaagaagaagatgcaggtcgtgagaaagaagaacgcgctG cgctaGAGGCCGTTCGCCGTTTGCTTCCTACGCAAGAAGCGCTTGCGTTGTTCGCCTCTGAGCATCCGCTGGGATCTCCGTGTGGGGGCTTCTGTGCGCCggtgtctcgttttctcggaGCTCTGGGACTCACcgaaggcggcagaggaAGGCGTCCGACTCACACAGCTTTTCCACGGTCGTACGGTCTCCCGACGAGTCGGGGGGTCTGGACCATTCAAGACGCACAAGGCAGGTCTCGCTACGAAATGATTTTTGCCGGCGGCCCTGTCCAGCCGGCTGGGCTGCAGTCTGCGATGGAACGCTGTGGAGATGTTCGCGGCAGGCCTCCTCGCGCTCGACCGAGACGGAAGGACGCGAAGACTTCGctggcctctctgtcttgtcccGCGCCTTCAAACCCAGACTTCTTCAGCGCAATGCCGTTTTCGTAG